In Chitinophaga sp. HK235, a single window of DNA contains:
- a CDS encoding non-ribosomal peptide synthetase — translation MVEELIHKLRGLNVKVNLVGEQLDVRAPKGVMNEALMQEIRLHKEELISFVKKSHAEEQAHVDIRPVEKQSSYPLSSAQRRLWILCQFADESIAYNMPSQVMLRGINDMDSFRKAVISTVERHESLRTVFIEDEQEEIRQSIIPAEEMAFEIDYRDYRGWDDQARLVESYIAHDSTTAFDLRKGPLFRTALLQLADDQCVFYFNIHHIISDGWSMNVLRRDIMSYYEAYKSSAVPGLQPLKIQYKDYAVWQQANVEKTSFQKHKKYWLDVFAGEIPLLNLPAQKRRPVIKTTNGRTLATYIKKETTQALKQFCADREGSLFMGLLAALNVVFHKYTLQHEFVVGSPVAGRDHVSLEDQIGFYLNTIALKNAVLGTDTLETLFSRVKKNVFDAYEHQQYPFDRLVEELELKRDPARSPVFDVMLILQNISDIKSAVEQSAAQIIDQGEEKSKYDLSFTFYEVGDQLSMHVNFNTDVYETEMITGFMQHFKNTVAHALVQPELVIEKLSVISGEEHDFLRSLAEGEVVPVPENDTLITLFEKQAAATPEATALVFEGTEMSYKELDSLSIQLAHYLSQHFGVTGHDILGARLERTPHAVVALLAALRLGACCAPLSVDTPEEKLHRIGQHCRAVIDDTDISRFLADKDQYPSENPEYVGKQSDAVYIIYTSGSTGIPKGVVLNHHGIINHLMDKITLLSITKGTKICHTSRMHFVGGIWQLWAPLISGGTVLLTTDTVLQDISVLLDTANHHGVRVLEVIPSQLNMLFAIGEEGKLAQMDDLILTGEKLTPSYVNKFFTINPQVRIYNTYGMTEYSDVATTYKIDAVIKDKILIGRPIQNTQVYVMDSNSNLCPVGVIGELCISGHGVSAGYLGEELLTSEKFVAHPLKQGQFLYRTGDLGRWTAAGELEVLGRRDHQVSIRGYRVELMEIENALQAHPLIQDVTVMAGNIDAESAVLIAYLTKKDKTAELTVSAIRSYLKTLLHEYMIPAYFVELDALPLLANGKVNKKELPDPRTASMKTGVEFVAPKSDMEKVLAAELSRLLNRKEINVKDNFYEAGGDSIKLIRLLSGLRKQGYMVKPELILKARDIAHIAALIDERQQADTSVPDNRKIAVNTRQWKPGDEIAISENQRQMLKFDKSQGIIGSYSLPRAALPALESSFRAFLQGYPMLCMTFFLTAEGIYQRLLTAEEVPLEIVLKKLDFSDPRNIMVAERDIFNDRFDLLGGALMRLYVFEDETQEKALLNLAISHSLTDMRTNEIIRGALSDFITGNKPTSDTVYVPHFDFSIWQEQYLQSGPGRASRQFWTDRLKTIGLSPGSFYDKTEYKYINQRVQITGEKFMAIRNWSRKFNAPLSVIFMNIHQYLLKKLSKDEIPVQLILVNGRDNVSDDIDISHVLGVLNNFLPMKVLDRGDDVFARINESIYAEYLWLREHQSVPYEKIRKDFMEATGMDLDRCRMASINYQEINDNIRLNTTDVEIESVEVERAVFLDMVCKVAHNCVQLTITVPDIPDSSDDCCISALNDMIDELTRM, via the coding sequence ATGGTGGAGGAATTAATCCATAAGCTCAGAGGGCTCAATGTGAAGGTAAATCTGGTAGGAGAACAACTGGACGTCCGGGCGCCCAAAGGCGTCATGAACGAAGCTTTGATGCAGGAAATAAGGCTGCATAAAGAAGAGCTGATCAGCTTCGTTAAAAAGAGCCATGCAGAAGAACAGGCACATGTTGACATCCGTCCTGTGGAAAAACAGTCATCTTACCCACTGTCTTCCGCACAGCGCAGGTTGTGGATCCTGTGCCAGTTCGCCGACGAGTCTATTGCCTATAACATGCCCTCTCAGGTGATGTTACGGGGAATAAACGACATGGACAGTTTCCGGAAAGCCGTCATCAGTACGGTGGAGAGACATGAATCGCTGCGGACGGTCTTCATAGAGGATGAACAGGAAGAGATCCGGCAAAGTATCATTCCGGCGGAAGAGATGGCGTTTGAAATTGACTACAGGGACTACCGGGGATGGGACGATCAGGCCAGACTGGTGGAGTCTTATATAGCTCATGACAGTACCACGGCATTTGACCTGAGAAAAGGCCCGTTGTTCAGGACAGCGCTTTTGCAGTTGGCAGATGACCAGTGCGTTTTTTATTTCAATATCCACCATATCATCAGTGATGGCTGGTCGATGAATGTATTGCGCAGGGATATTATGTCGTACTATGAGGCCTATAAATCATCAGCCGTTCCAGGGCTCCAGCCGCTGAAAATACAGTACAAAGACTATGCGGTGTGGCAACAGGCCAATGTCGAAAAAACATCTTTTCAAAAGCATAAAAAATACTGGCTGGACGTATTTGCAGGGGAAATACCGCTGCTGAACCTGCCCGCGCAAAAAAGACGTCCGGTCATTAAAACGACCAACGGGAGAACACTTGCGACCTATATTAAAAAAGAAACAACGCAGGCATTGAAGCAATTCTGTGCAGACCGGGAAGGGAGCCTGTTTATGGGGCTGCTGGCGGCGCTGAATGTGGTTTTTCATAAATATACCCTGCAGCATGAATTTGTAGTGGGAAGCCCTGTTGCCGGCAGGGACCATGTTAGCCTGGAAGACCAGATCGGCTTCTATCTAAATACAATTGCCCTGAAGAATGCTGTATTGGGAACAGATACGCTGGAAACGCTCTTCTCCCGTGTGAAGAAAAATGTATTTGATGCCTATGAGCATCAGCAATATCCATTTGACCGGCTGGTGGAGGAACTGGAGCTGAAAAGAGATCCTGCCAGAAGCCCTGTTTTTGATGTGATGCTGATCCTTCAGAACATCTCCGATATTAAAAGCGCAGTAGAACAGAGTGCAGCGCAGATCATTGATCAGGGAGAAGAAAAGAGCAAATATGATTTGAGCTTTACGTTTTATGAAGTAGGTGATCAGCTTTCCATGCATGTCAACTTCAATACCGACGTATATGAAACTGAGATGATAACGGGTTTCATGCAGCATTTTAAAAATACGGTGGCCCATGCGCTGGTGCAACCGGAGCTGGTCATTGAGAAGTTGTCTGTCATTTCCGGTGAAGAGCATGATTTTCTCCGCTCTCTGGCAGAAGGGGAAGTAGTGCCGGTACCGGAGAACGATACGTTGATCACCCTGTTTGAAAAACAGGCGGCAGCCACGCCGGAGGCAACAGCCCTCGTCTTTGAAGGAACAGAGATGTCGTATAAGGAGCTGGACAGCCTCAGTATTCAGTTGGCTCATTATCTGTCACAGCATTTCGGTGTAACAGGACACGATATTCTGGGCGCCCGCCTGGAACGGACGCCTCACGCTGTTGTAGCGCTGCTGGCTGCGCTCAGGCTGGGCGCCTGCTGTGCTCCGCTAAGTGTGGACACGCCGGAAGAAAAACTGCACCGGATCGGTCAGCATTGCCGCGCTGTCATCGATGATACAGACATCAGCAGGTTTTTAGCAGACAAGGATCAGTATCCGTCGGAGAATCCGGAGTATGTCGGGAAACAGTCGGATGCGGTATATATCATTTATACTTCCGGGTCGACAGGCATTCCTAAAGGAGTGGTGCTGAACCATCATGGTATCATCAACCATCTGATGGATAAAATAACCCTGCTTTCCATCACAAAAGGGACGAAGATCTGCCATACTTCGAGAATGCACTTTGTAGGCGGGATATGGCAGTTGTGGGCGCCGTTGATTTCCGGAGGTACGGTGCTGCTCACCACAGATACCGTATTGCAGGATATTTCCGTACTGCTGGATACCGCTAATCATCATGGTGTAAGGGTATTGGAAGTGATCCCCTCACAGTTGAACATGTTGTTTGCCATCGGGGAAGAAGGAAAGCTGGCGCAAATGGACGATCTGATCCTGACAGGGGAAAAGCTTACTCCCAGCTACGTCAACAAGTTCTTTACCATCAATCCCCAAGTACGTATTTATAACACCTACGGGATGACTGAATACTCGGACGTGGCCACCACCTATAAAATTGATGCGGTTATTAAGGACAAAATATTGATCGGAAGACCCATTCAGAATACGCAGGTATATGTGATGGACAGCAACAGTAACCTGTGCCCGGTGGGTGTTATCGGTGAATTGTGTATTTCCGGCCACGGCGTTTCAGCAGGCTATCTGGGCGAAGAGCTCCTGACGTCGGAGAAGTTTGTGGCACATCCCCTCAAACAAGGACAGTTCTTATACCGTACCGGCGATCTGGGACGATGGACAGCCGCCGGCGAACTGGAAGTACTGGGCAGAAGAGACCATCAGGTAAGTATACGGGGGTACAGGGTGGAACTTATGGAAATCGAAAATGCGCTGCAGGCCCATCCTTTGATACAGGACGTTACGGTGATGGCTGGGAACATAGATGCGGAAAGCGCTGTTTTAATCGCCTATCTGACCAAAAAGGATAAAACGGCTGAACTTACGGTGTCGGCTATACGGAGCTACCTGAAAACGCTGCTGCATGAGTACATGATCCCTGCGTATTTCGTGGAGCTGGATGCGCTGCCGCTTTTGGCCAACGGGAAAGTGAATAAGAAAGAACTGCCTGATCCACGGACAGCTTCCATGAAAACAGGGGTGGAGTTCGTAGCACCGAAATCCGACATGGAGAAAGTGCTGGCAGCCGAGCTCTCCCGGCTATTGAACAGAAAAGAGATCAACGTTAAAGATAATTTCTATGAGGCTGGAGGAGATTCCATCAAATTGATCCGGTTATTGTCAGGCTTACGGAAGCAGGGCTATATGGTGAAGCCTGAGCTGATTTTGAAAGCGAGGGACATTGCGCATATCGCTGCCCTTATTGATGAACGTCAACAGGCTGATACCAGCGTACCGGATAACAGAAAAATTGCAGTCAATACCCGGCAATGGAAGCCGGGCGACGAAATAGCCATTTCTGAAAATCAGCGGCAGATGCTGAAGTTCGACAAGTCGCAGGGTATTATCGGAAGTTATTCCCTGCCCAGGGCGGCGCTGCCTGCGCTGGAAAGCTCCTTCAGGGCGTTTCTGCAGGGTTACCCCATGTTGTGTATGACTTTTTTTCTGACGGCAGAAGGTATTTATCAGCGATTACTGACCGCGGAAGAAGTGCCGCTGGAAATAGTCCTCAAAAAGCTGGATTTCTCCGATCCCCGCAATATCATGGTCGCAGAAAGGGATATCTTCAATGACAGGTTTGATCTTTTGGGAGGGGCACTGATGCGGCTATACGTTTTTGAGGACGAAACGCAGGAAAAAGCCCTGTTGAACCTGGCGATCAGCCATTCGCTGACAGATATGCGTACCAATGAAATCATCAGAGGGGCTTTGTCGGACTTTATCACTGGTAATAAACCAACCAGCGATACCGTCTATGTTCCTCACTTTGACTTTTCCATCTGGCAGGAGCAATACCTGCAGTCCGGTCCTGGCAGGGCCTCCCGGCAGTTCTGGACAGACCGGCTGAAAACCATTGGTTTATCTCCCGGAAGCTTTTATGATAAAACGGAGTATAAGTATATCAATCAAAGGGTACAGATAACCGGGGAAAAATTTATGGCCATCCGGAATTGGTCGCGCAAATTCAATGCGCCATTATCTGTGATTTTTATGAATATTCATCAGTATCTGCTGAAAAAGCTGAGTAAAGACGAAATCCCTGTACAGCTGATACTGGTAAACGGCAGGGACAACGTCAGTGATGACATTGATATCTCTCATGTGCTGGGCGTGTTGAACAATTTCCTGCCCATGAAGGTATTGGATCGGGGAGATGATGTTTTCGCCAGAATCAACGAATCCATTTATGCGGAATACCTGTGGCTGCGCGAGCATCAGTCTGTGCCGTATGAGAAAATCCGGAAAGACTTTATGGAGGCCACCGGAATGGATCTGGACAGGTGCAGGATGGCAAGTATCAACTATCAGGAAATTAATGATAACATCAGACTGAACACCACTGATGTGGAAATAGAAAGTGTGGAAGTGGAACGCGCTGTTTTTCTGGATATGGTCTGTAAAGTGGCCCATAATTGTGTGCAGCTGACAATAACGGTACCGGATATACCGGATAGTTCGGATGACTGCTGTATTTCCGCACTGAATGATATGATAGATGAGCTAACAAGAATGTAA
- a CDS encoding outer membrane beta-barrel family protein produces the protein MKRTILLLTIIFPCFVYSQSTINGTVNNKEGVVPFANVVLTDTLNKLITGVTTDESGKFSMNAPKGSYRLNIRFVGYKDWVKDMDIKGDVSLGNIQLEKNVKDLTEVVVKSKKPLVEYQADRFVFNVEDNLAVSGGNALSTINVTPGVVLQNNAINILGKGTARVMVDGRMVELTGSALTGYLNSISASDIKSIEVITNPPAKYDAAGEGLINIVLKKAKINAWQNATTVSYDKNKYGYLTLRDNFFYSKNKLRLTASAGGVTGARQHTSSLDMYFAKGLQRLDGDEKGRMDEVSGRATVDYDFSNKISAGIQYQGSVGKPDRSYRNLVSVFNAKDLDSYILTHGDIDERKVSHSVNGHFIASLDTLGRKLSFDIDYFRYDNDVNNNFRGEDYTSAFIYKGVNLDARNISNQKLDNISVKVDMEHPTHFANFSYGVKYSVINTNSGVEYYDVSSGTPVLDPNQSNLYDYKERNQAYYVSGAKSFNKKWSLRLGLRLENTSTEGVSHTLNRTNKNDYTKLFPTFYLGYKANKNNNFIFNYGRRITRPDFYSLNPFRIYISNTSYSEGNPFLQPSFTDKLDFTYSLKDKFRTNVFLNIVTDGFGVVFKGDEAKQSQIITRENYYKEYFYGIGEIYTEDITSWWQSRNTLYALASNSEFDGRINATPQNGWQIYVATNNTFSIGDNTKLQLDYSYSSPFKKGLYEIGYRSKLDFSVGQTFMDKKLKLTLLMNDIFNSAFLRDYTSIVNGVKQVYNENVSSRFFRISLSYNFGNEKIRVSKRDFGNEEEKDRTK, from the coding sequence ATGAAGCGTACTATTCTGCTGTTAACCATTATTTTCCCCTGTTTTGTATATTCTCAGTCAACTATTAACGGTACTGTTAACAATAAGGAAGGAGTGGTTCCTTTTGCCAATGTTGTTTTAACTGACACCTTAAATAAGTTGATCACCGGTGTGACAACAGATGAGTCCGGAAAATTCTCTATGAATGCCCCGAAAGGCAGCTACAGATTGAATATCCGTTTCGTGGGGTATAAGGATTGGGTGAAAGATATGGACATCAAAGGCGATGTTTCTTTAGGGAACATTCAGCTGGAGAAGAACGTCAAAGACCTAACCGAAGTAGTGGTGAAATCGAAGAAGCCGCTGGTGGAGTATCAGGCTGACCGGTTCGTTTTTAACGTGGAAGACAATCTGGCCGTTAGCGGCGGCAATGCGTTGAGCACCATCAATGTTACCCCAGGCGTTGTGTTGCAGAACAATGCGATCAACATTTTAGGGAAAGGCACCGCCAGAGTGATGGTAGACGGACGTATGGTTGAACTGACCGGAAGCGCCCTGACCGGTTATCTGAATTCCATTTCAGCGAGCGATATAAAAAGCATTGAAGTGATCACCAATCCGCCCGCAAAATATGATGCGGCAGGGGAAGGGTTGATCAACATCGTGTTGAAAAAAGCAAAGATCAACGCCTGGCAAAATGCCACTACCGTGAGTTACGATAAGAACAAATATGGGTATCTCACTTTGAGGGATAATTTCTTCTACAGCAAAAATAAACTCAGGCTTACCGCAAGCGCCGGCGGCGTAACCGGCGCCAGGCAGCATACATCCAGCCTTGATATGTATTTCGCCAAAGGGTTGCAAAGACTGGACGGCGATGAAAAAGGTAGAATGGATGAGGTGTCCGGAAGAGCCACCGTTGATTATGATTTCTCGAATAAAATAAGCGCAGGGATACAGTATCAGGGAAGCGTTGGCAAACCCGACCGGTCATACCGGAACCTGGTTTCCGTCTTTAACGCTAAGGATCTGGACTCCTATATCCTGACCCATGGCGATATCGACGAAAGGAAAGTGTCCCATAGCGTAAATGGGCACTTTATTGCCAGCCTGGATACACTCGGAAGGAAATTATCTTTTGATATTGACTATTTCAGGTATGATAACGATGTAAACAATAATTTCCGGGGTGAAGACTATACGTCGGCCTTTATATACAAAGGCGTGAATCTGGACGCGAGGAACATCTCCAATCAGAAGCTGGACAATATCAGTGTAAAAGTGGATATGGAGCATCCTACCCACTTTGCTAACTTTTCATATGGTGTGAAATACAGCGTAATTAATACCAATAGCGGGGTGGAGTATTATGATGTGTCTTCCGGCACTCCGGTGCTGGACCCGAACCAATCCAATCTGTATGATTATAAAGAGCGGAACCAGGCGTATTATGTGAGCGGGGCTAAGAGTTTCAATAAAAAATGGAGCCTCAGGCTTGGATTAAGGTTGGAAAATACCAGTACGGAAGGGGTTTCCCATACTTTAAACCGGACTAATAAAAACGATTACACCAAACTGTTCCCAACATTTTATCTGGGTTATAAGGCGAATAAAAACAATAATTTCATCTTTAATTATGGCAGAAGGATTACCCGGCCGGACTTTTACAGCCTGAACCCATTCAGAATTTATATCAGCAATACCAGCTATTCAGAGGGGAACCCTTTCCTGCAGCCTTCTTTCACAGATAAACTGGACTTTACCTATAGTCTCAAAGACAAGTTCAGGACCAATGTTTTCCTGAACATCGTCACAGATGGTTTCGGTGTTGTGTTTAAAGGCGACGAAGCGAAACAATCTCAAATCATCACCCGGGAAAATTATTACAAAGAGTATTTCTATGGAATAGGAGAAATATATACAGAAGATATCACTTCCTGGTGGCAAAGCCGGAATACCTTATATGCCCTGGCCTCTAACAGCGAATTTGATGGCAGGATCAACGCCACACCCCAGAACGGATGGCAGATATATGTGGCTACCAATAACACTTTTTCCATAGGAGATAATACTAAACTGCAACTGGATTATTCCTATAGTTCACCTTTTAAGAAGGGACTGTATGAGATCGGCTACCGTTCCAAACTGGATTTCTCCGTTGGACAGACATTCATGGACAAAAAGCTGAAGCTGACACTTTTGATGAATGATATCTTTAATTCGGCATTTCTCAGGGATTACACCTCCATTGTAAATGGCGTAAAACAAGTGTATAATGAGAATGTAAGCAGCCGTTTCTTCAGGATTTCCCTGTCTTATAATTTTGGTAACGAAAAAATCAGAGTCAGCAAAAGAGATTTTGGTAACGAAGAAGAAAAAGACAGAACAAAATAG
- a CDS encoding thioesterase II family protein, giving the protein MEQPQIFLLHYAGGHAHSYDFLGKRIRNVVSHALELPGRGRRFQENFLLSRAAAAEDYAAQIRQKRNGQPYIIYGHSMGASLGLEVCRRLEEAGDAPRHLVVSGNSGPGVKEQRRKKKGKVFFVERWRF; this is encoded by the coding sequence ATGGAGCAACCACAAATATTTTTACTGCATTATGCGGGAGGACATGCGCATTCCTATGATTTTCTTGGAAAAAGGATCAGGAATGTGGTCTCTCATGCACTCGAGTTACCCGGTAGGGGAAGGCGATTCCAGGAAAACTTCCTGTTGAGCAGGGCTGCAGCTGCGGAAGATTACGCAGCACAGATACGGCAAAAAAGAAACGGTCAGCCTTACATTATTTACGGACACAGCATGGGAGCCTCTTTAGGGCTGGAGGTGTGCAGGCGGCTGGAAGAAGCCGGAGATGCTCCCCGCCATCTGGTAGTATCCGGAAATTCAGGTCCGGGCGTGAAAGAACAAAGGCGGAAAAAGAAAGGCAAGGTTTTTTTTGTTGAACGATGGCGATTTTAA
- a CDS encoding thioesterase II family protein yields MLNDGDFKEELRELGGTPPEILENDELYRFFSPILRADYKILEIDEDPTEKEITIRTPIYAIMGGDEETSSQIENWRRFTTGDFQFEILSGGHFFIYDHPATLAGIIQGCFDSN; encoded by the coding sequence TTGTTGAACGATGGCGATTTTAAGGAGGAGCTGCGCGAATTGGGCGGCACACCGCCGGAGATACTGGAAAACGACGAACTGTATAGGTTTTTCAGTCCTATATTGCGAGCGGACTACAAAATACTGGAAATCGACGAAGACCCTACAGAAAAAGAAATAACCATCCGGACGCCCATCTATGCCATCATGGGAGGGGATGAAGAAACCAGCAGCCAGATTGAAAACTGGCGCAGGTTTACGACCGGTGATTTTCAATTTGAAATACTGTCCGGCGGACATTTCTTTATTTACGATCATCCGGCTACCCTGGCCGGCATCATTCAAGGTTGCTTCGACAGCAACTAA
- a CDS encoding cyclic peptide export ABC transporter, whose translation MLKLKLRNVVYLMIYAVPNVCLNFGIVYVINNAMAGKEIFLKEYTWVVFVAMILYSYLHNIIFQRYLNKFSFKLLYDSEKRVFAQVLNAPLRKLEKLGSQRFYTAVEDLRIFSFLPYTVTHTVNSLLMLLLCLLYMFTLSLASAMIVVGLIIAVAGCYFYTISTMSKKVARLREYNEHYYGHVDDVMKGFKELKLSFFRRESLMNRFLIPNRNDAMELDFRNNFVFLSINLISQYGLYFVVSVILFIFPRFELLSRTDVIAYVVIILFMSGPINNLINLQQMYTRFIVSNKRLKAFVKDFEIVDHVHHIETKEKCEFQSVALRDVSFSYHYTDGGESQFALGPVSLTIEQGETIFIVGGNGSGKSTFINVLTGLYKPTAGQLELNDGDRVNVTEKMQSLTAAVFTDNHIFSHNYDEYVLENNEQYVELLKTMQLDGIVQDDKEASARRKFSKGQSKRMSLIFALLEKKPVLVLDEWAADQDPHFRKYFYEQLLPKLKAEGKTIIAVTHDDAYFHVADRIIKFDYGVIVKDLRVTSKEEIAENIWM comes from the coding sequence ATGCTCAAACTGAAACTCAGGAATGTAGTGTATCTGATGATATATGCTGTGCCTAATGTTTGCTTAAATTTTGGCATCGTGTATGTTATCAACAACGCCATGGCAGGAAAGGAGATTTTCCTGAAGGAATACACGTGGGTTGTTTTCGTTGCCATGATCCTGTACTCCTATCTGCACAACATTATTTTTCAGAGGTACCTGAATAAGTTCTCTTTTAAACTATTGTATGATAGCGAGAAACGGGTGTTTGCGCAGGTGTTGAATGCGCCCTTAAGGAAACTGGAAAAACTGGGCTCCCAGCGGTTTTATACGGCCGTGGAGGATCTTCGTATCTTTTCGTTCCTGCCTTATACCGTAACGCATACGGTCAATTCGTTGCTGATGCTGCTATTATGCCTGCTGTATATGTTCACCCTCTCGCTGGCTTCGGCAATGATCGTAGTAGGTCTGATTATAGCTGTGGCAGGATGCTATTTTTACACGATCAGTACCATGTCAAAAAAAGTGGCCAGATTAAGAGAATATAATGAACACTACTACGGCCATGTGGATGATGTGATGAAAGGGTTTAAGGAACTGAAGCTGAGTTTTTTCAGGCGGGAAAGCCTGATGAACAGGTTTCTGATCCCCAACAGGAATGATGCCATGGAACTGGATTTCAGAAATAACTTCGTGTTCCTGTCCATCAACCTGATCAGCCAGTACGGACTGTATTTTGTTGTTTCTGTGATTTTATTCATTTTTCCCCGGTTTGAATTACTTTCCAGAACTGATGTTATTGCCTATGTGGTGATCATTTTGTTTATGTCCGGTCCCATCAATAATCTCATCAACCTGCAGCAGATGTATACCCGCTTTATTGTGTCTAACAAGCGGCTTAAGGCGTTTGTAAAGGATTTTGAGATCGTGGATCATGTGCATCATATCGAAACAAAGGAAAAATGCGAGTTCCAGTCGGTGGCGTTAAGAGACGTGTCATTCTCCTATCATTACACAGACGGAGGCGAGAGCCAGTTTGCCCTCGGGCCGGTGAGCCTGACCATCGAACAAGGCGAAACGATTTTTATAGTGGGCGGCAACGGGTCAGGGAAAAGTACCTTCATTAACGTACTGACAGGACTCTACAAGCCTACTGCCGGGCAATTGGAACTGAATGACGGCGATCGGGTAAACGTCACGGAGAAAATGCAAAGCCTGACAGCAGCTGTGTTTACAGACAACCACATCTTCTCCCATAACTATGACGAATACGTACTGGAGAACAATGAACAATACGTGGAGCTGCTGAAAACGATGCAGCTGGATGGGATCGTTCAGGATGATAAAGAAGCGTCAGCCAGACGGAAATTTTCCAAAGGCCAGAGTAAACGCATGTCCCTGATATTTGCACTGCTGGAGAAGAAACCGGTGCTGGTGCTGGATGAATGGGCTGCCGATCAGGACCCGCATTTCCGGAAGTACTTCTATGAGCAGCTGTTACCCAAACTCAAAGCAGAAGGCAAAACGATCATCGCTGTCACCCACGACGACGCCTACTTCCATGTGGCAGACAGGATCATAAAATTTGATTACGGCGTGATTGTAAAAGACTTAAGGGTTACCAGCAAAGAAGAAATTGCTGAGAATATATGGATGTAA